One Sodalinema gerasimenkoae IPPAS B-353 DNA segment encodes these proteins:
- a CDS encoding cysteine desulfurase family protein — translation MQIYLDHSATTPTRSEAVEAMLNSLTQAWGNPSSLHHWGETAATAVETARLQVADLINAPAESIIFTSGGTEANNLALMGALPQKPGHLIISGVEHAAISEPAGRLQEQGWQVTRLSVTPQGRVSPEDFKAALRPDTALASVIYGQSEVGTVQPIAELAAIARGHGVLFHTDAVQVAGRLPLDVEALGVDLLSLSSHKLYGPKGVGALYVRPGLSLQPLLAGGGQERGRRSGTEAVPNIVGFGVAAALASSELDSESPRLEQLRDRLFEHLAGVWSLQVTGDRQNRLPHHVSFLVDAEDSRGKPITGKALVRQLNLAGIAISSGSACHSGKLAPSPVLLAMGYPERLAQAGIRLTLGRDTTEADIDWTAGVLKQCVMGQRPL, via the coding sequence ATGCAAATCTACTTAGACCATAGCGCCACCACACCGACACGCTCGGAAGCGGTTGAGGCGATGCTGAACTCCCTGACTCAGGCCTGGGGCAATCCCTCTAGCTTGCATCACTGGGGCGAAACGGCAGCGACAGCGGTGGAAACGGCCCGGCTTCAGGTGGCCGATTTGATTAATGCTCCGGCGGAGTCGATTATCTTCACCAGTGGCGGCACGGAAGCCAATAATCTGGCCCTGATGGGAGCCTTACCCCAAAAACCGGGCCATCTGATTATCTCGGGCGTTGAACATGCGGCCATCTCAGAACCGGCGGGGCGCTTGCAGGAGCAAGGCTGGCAGGTGACCCGTCTATCGGTGACCCCCCAAGGGCGAGTGAGTCCCGAGGATTTCAAGGCGGCACTACGCCCCGATACGGCCCTGGCGTCGGTGATTTATGGACAAAGCGAGGTGGGTACCGTTCAACCCATTGCCGAGTTGGCGGCGATCGCCCGTGGGCATGGGGTGTTATTTCATACGGATGCCGTTCAGGTGGCGGGACGGTTGCCCCTCGATGTGGAGGCGTTGGGGGTGGATTTGCTCTCCCTTTCGAGTCATAAGCTCTATGGCCCCAAAGGGGTGGGGGCGCTCTATGTTCGTCCAGGACTGTCCCTACAGCCCCTGCTGGCGGGGGGAGGTCAAGAACGGGGACGGCGCTCAGGAACCGAAGCCGTGCCGAATATTGTGGGTTTTGGTGTGGCGGCGGCCCTGGCGTCATCAGAACTCGACTCAGAAAGCCCACGCTTAGAACAATTGCGAGATCGCCTGTTTGAGCATTTAGCTGGGGTTTGGAGTCTCCAGGTCACGGGCGATCGCCAGAATCGTCTACCTCATCATGTGAGTTTTTTGGTGGATGCTGAGGATAGCCGGGGGAAACCCATCACCGGGAAAGCCCTAGTGCGGCAGTTAAATTTAGCGGGGATTGCCATTAGTTCGGGGTCTGCTTGTCATAGCGGGAAACTGGCCCCCAGTCCGGTTCTCTTGGCCATGGGCTATCCTGAACGGTTAGCTCAGGCGGGAATTCGCTTGACCTTGGGACGAGACACCACGGAAGCTGATATTGATTGGACGGCTGGGGTCTTAAAACAGTGTGTGATGGGACAACGCCCCCTCTAG
- a CDS encoding ATP-binding protein, translated as MVRVRPSLEIQFAEELAALQEVDRRPRPPQWQLSPWAVRTYLIGGTLETGLEITPKYIGSARAIEIAIATLVTDRALLLLGVPGTGKSWLSEHLSIAISGHSRFLVQGTAGTPEEALRYSWNYAKLLAQGFSAEALVASPVLRAMEEGAIVRIEELTRLPTDVQDSLLTILSEKRLPIPELKEDSFARQGFNLIATANQKDRGVNDLSTALKRRFNTVVLPLPATLEMEVEIVRRRVEALGMPLELRQETPILEEIRRVVTIFRELRQGMTEDGQRPLKSSQGVLSPADAISVVNQGLALAAHFGDGQLRAEDLLAGVRDVVVQESPQNAIAWEEYLETVIQSRPGWEAFYEAGRRE; from the coding sequence ATGGTTCGAGTCCGTCCGAGCTTAGAGATCCAGTTTGCGGAAGAATTGGCGGCGTTACAGGAGGTTGATCGGCGGCCGCGTCCTCCTCAATGGCAGTTATCCCCCTGGGCGGTGCGAACCTATCTGATCGGGGGAACTCTGGAGACTGGTTTGGAGATTACGCCGAAGTATATTGGTTCGGCGCGGGCGATCGAGATTGCGATCGCCACTCTGGTGACGGATCGGGCCCTGTTGTTGTTGGGGGTTCCCGGAACGGGGAAGTCTTGGCTGTCGGAACATTTAAGTATTGCCATTTCGGGCCATTCTCGCTTCTTGGTTCAGGGAACGGCGGGAACCCCTGAGGAGGCCCTTCGCTATAGCTGGAATTATGCCAAACTCCTAGCGCAGGGGTTCTCGGCTGAGGCCTTGGTAGCCAGTCCGGTGTTGCGGGCCATGGAAGAGGGGGCGATCGTCCGTATTGAGGAGTTGACGCGCCTGCCGACAGATGTGCAGGATTCTCTGCTGACGATTCTCTCGGAGAAACGCTTGCCGATTCCTGAGTTAAAGGAGGATAGTTTTGCCCGACAAGGGTTTAATCTGATTGCGACGGCGAATCAGAAGGATCGAGGGGTGAATGATCTCTCGACGGCCCTGAAACGTCGTTTTAATACGGTGGTGTTACCGCTTCCGGCGACGTTGGAGATGGAGGTGGAGATTGTCCGCCGTCGGGTGGAAGCTTTGGGGATGCCGTTGGAGTTACGGCAGGAAACGCCGATTTTAGAGGAAATTCGCCGGGTGGTGACCATCTTCCGGGAGTTGCGTCAGGGGATGACGGAGGATGGCCAACGGCCGTTAAAGTCGTCTCAGGGAGTGTTGAGTCCAGCGGATGCGATTTCGGTGGTGAATCAGGGGTTGGCCCTGGCGGCTCATTTTGGCGATGGCCAGTTACGGGCCGAGGATTTGCTGGCAGGGGTTCGGGATGTGGTGGTGCAGGAGTCCCCCCAGAATGCGATCGCCTGGGAGGAGTATTTGGAAACGGTGATTCAATCTCGTCCTGGTTGGGAAGCGTTTTATGAGGCGGGGAGGCGGGAGTAG
- a CDS encoding MASE1 domain-containing protein, with amino-acid sequence MAAFFGWKHPGQMVMLNLGIALVMYLVLTLNLSFLTLAAGVGAPIWIAAGMAIAILGIWGNGTLPGLALGVMLFNLNRYLQTPEQSFLWSVMILNQLLEFWLGARFLRRYTHCSPGFESLRDVLVFIGLVATVPAAISATVAMLALRILAELPGAQMMTLWQTWFISNATGILVIAPLFLCWSDRRCAQPYRRRDWLHISVITGLATVIAYIAFFRDYPIEYSLLPLLGWATFRFGWREVTSLVTLMTTLAIIGTAQGMGTFARPSVAMSLVLLQSFISVIALSALVLCALVQERTATQRQLEQYNQELERRVAERTASLNQSQRDLSRQQTFLRNVIDTNPSLIEVRDMSDRFVLANRSLAEFYGTSVEALIGCTSEELTQLPPNPEANSSQGPVKDPLLDDVRIYEKVITNAAGEERYFYCLEKPLFLQGSETETRHYLLNVATDISDRKATEQALEQAREAADLANRAKSEFLANMSHELRTPLNGILGYAQILKRNPHSEQQRQGIEIIHQCGSHLLTLINDILDLSKIEARKMELYLSDIYFPAFLTGVSEICQIKAEPKGLAWQYQVVTPIPEAVRTDEKRLRQVLINLLGNAVKYTEAGQVTFQVAVIEHLDEAVKVRFEIRDTGVGMSQEQLERIFQPFEQVGRAREMAEGTGLGLTISQKIVHLMGSQIQVQSQINQGSTFVFDLVFPLAQEWVAPSMTRYGKILGYQGPRRRILVVDDRPENRSVVRSLLEPLEFGMLEAADGHEGYDCALAQQPDLILTDLVMPDSDGFELIQRLRGLSEFRSLPIIVSSASVFEEDRDRSLEFGGSAFLPKPIQAEELFNLLQQLLQLDWQYEAMETPAEATTTVSPETFDADAVEGLPLPNREVLAQLLDWARRGNLNRIRGWSDQVVEDAGDCREFAQCLGNLAQRFRERDILLMLQVALESPKV; translated from the coding sequence ATGGCGGCTTTCTTCGGCTGGAAACATCCGGGTCAGATGGTGATGCTCAACCTGGGAATTGCCCTGGTGATGTATCTGGTATTAACCCTGAACTTAAGTTTTTTAACCCTCGCCGCTGGAGTCGGCGCACCGATTTGGATTGCGGCGGGGATGGCGATCGCGATCCTAGGGATTTGGGGCAATGGGACCCTCCCCGGCCTGGCACTCGGGGTTATGCTGTTTAACCTCAATCGCTATCTCCAGACTCCAGAGCAATCTTTCCTCTGGAGCGTGATGATTCTGAATCAACTCTTAGAATTTTGGCTAGGAGCGAGATTCTTACGTCGCTATACCCATTGTTCTCCAGGATTCGAGTCTTTACGAGATGTTTTGGTTTTTATTGGCTTAGTCGCGACGGTTCCGGCGGCGATCAGTGCCACGGTCGCGATGCTGGCCTTAAGAATCTTGGCAGAACTGCCAGGGGCCCAGATGATGACTCTATGGCAAACCTGGTTTATCAGTAATGCCACGGGAATTTTAGTCATTGCCCCGTTGTTCCTCTGCTGGAGCGATCGCCGTTGCGCCCAACCCTATCGACGGCGGGATTGGCTACATATTAGCGTCATCACGGGTTTAGCCACCGTCATCGCCTACATTGCCTTTTTCCGAGACTACCCCATCGAATATAGTCTGCTGCCGCTGTTAGGCTGGGCAACCTTTCGTTTTGGCTGGCGAGAGGTCACCAGTCTGGTCACTCTAATGACCACCCTTGCCATTATCGGAACCGCCCAGGGGATGGGAACCTTTGCCCGTCCCTCTGTGGCCATGTCCTTAGTTCTCTTACAATCGTTTATCAGCGTCATCGCCCTGAGTGCTTTGGTCTTATGTGCCTTGGTGCAAGAACGCACCGCCACCCAGCGACAACTCGAACAGTACAATCAGGAGTTGGAAAGGCGGGTGGCAGAACGAACCGCATCCCTAAACCAGAGTCAACGTGACCTCTCCCGGCAACAAACCTTTTTGCGGAATGTTATTGATACTAATCCCAGCCTGATTGAGGTTCGGGATATGAGCGATCGCTTCGTCTTGGCCAACCGCAGTCTGGCGGAGTTTTACGGAACCTCCGTAGAGGCCTTAATTGGCTGCACGAGCGAGGAACTGACTCAATTGCCCCCAAACCCGGAGGCCAACTCCAGTCAGGGCCCGGTCAAAGATCCCCTGCTTGATGATGTGCGCATTTACGAAAAAGTGATTACCAATGCCGCCGGTGAGGAGCGGTATTTTTATTGCCTGGAAAAACCCTTGTTCCTGCAAGGCTCAGAAACGGAAACCCGTCATTATCTGTTGAACGTCGCCACCGACATCAGCGATCGCAAAGCCACTGAACAGGCCCTGGAACAGGCCCGAGAAGCCGCTGACCTAGCGAACCGGGCTAAGAGCGAGTTTTTGGCCAACATGAGTCATGAACTGCGAACTCCTCTTAACGGCATTTTGGGCTATGCACAAATTCTCAAACGGAACCCTCACAGTGAGCAGCAGCGTCAAGGGATTGAGATTATTCATCAATGTGGCTCCCATCTCCTGACCTTAATCAACGACATTCTGGATCTGTCCAAAATCGAAGCCCGAAAAATGGAACTTTACCTTTCGGACATTTACTTTCCGGCATTTCTCACCGGAGTTTCAGAAATTTGTCAGATCAAGGCCGAACCCAAGGGACTGGCTTGGCAGTATCAGGTGGTGACGCCAATTCCCGAGGCAGTTCGCACTGATGAAAAACGGTTGCGGCAAGTTCTGATCAATCTTCTGGGCAACGCGGTGAAATATACCGAGGCGGGTCAAGTCACCTTTCAAGTGGCCGTGATTGAGCATTTAGACGAGGCAGTGAAGGTACGGTTTGAGATTCGGGATACGGGGGTGGGCATGAGCCAGGAGCAGCTTGAACGGATCTTTCAGCCCTTTGAGCAGGTCGGGAGAGCTAGGGAAATGGCGGAGGGAACGGGATTGGGCTTAACGATTTCCCAGAAGATTGTCCATCTGATGGGGAGTCAGATTCAGGTGCAAAGTCAGATTAATCAGGGGAGTACGTTTGTCTTTGACCTGGTGTTCCCCCTAGCTCAAGAATGGGTAGCCCCCTCTATGACCCGTTATGGCAAGATTTTGGGCTATCAGGGCCCTCGACGGAGGATTTTAGTGGTCGATGACAGGCCAGAGAATCGCAGTGTTGTACGCAGTTTGCTAGAGCCGTTGGAATTTGGAATGTTGGAGGCGGCGGATGGTCACGAGGGCTATGATTGTGCCCTGGCCCAGCAGCCGGATTTGATTTTGACGGATTTGGTCATGCCCGACTCAGATGGATTTGAGCTGATTCAGCGGTTGCGAGGGCTGTCTGAGTTTAGGAGTCTTCCGATTATTGTTTCCTCGGCTAGTGTTTTTGAGGAGGATCGTGATCGCAGTTTGGAGTTTGGAGGGAGTGCCTTTCTCCCGAAACCGATTCAAGCGGAGGAGTTATTTAATTTGTTGCAGCAGCTCTTACAGCTAGATTGGCAGTATGAGGCAATGGAGACCCCTGCTGAAGCAACGACTACGGTATCTCCTGAGACTTTTGATGCTGATGCAGTTGAGGGCCTGCCACTACCCAACCGGGAAGTTTTAGCCCAACTCCTAGACTGGGCAAGACGGGGCAATCTCAACCGGATTCGCGGTTGGTCTGACCAGGTTGTGGAGGACGCTGGAGACTGTCGGGAGTTTGCCCAATGTCTGGGGAATCTGGCTCAGCGGTTTCGGGAGCGAGATATTCTCTTGATGTTGCAAGTTGCCTTGGAATCCCCTAAAGTCTAA
- a CDS encoding CHAT domain-containing protein, whose translation MTPALKAWLLCLILCCGSFWLTLKLPALSQSPEPTPSSVIAMNPSPEELLNAGLDDYRRGDYLRAIAQWQQALDQNPSPATEIRLHQNLANAYQRLGHAPQTAIFHWQQVLELAASMPESESPSSSLAQAQIRIEQAQLYDAMGQHQRAIDLLDEARGQLQGDRPSELALQGALGNAYSALGRYEYAITAHEASLEQAQVLERPQAIATALSNLANTHGFRARRAYYQEEVAREEGEDADAERAQAQFERDRQAIELRLQQSLELGESVGGITQVRSLLNAHRLLQEFFSERQEERERIRQQLEPLLTLLPPSREKIFALIYLAQQQPRSQQSHARDLLETAITLSRTIDDPRAESFALGTLGTLYEQDQQYETALRLTQQAQFTAQEISAFDSLYRWQQQAARIHQHTGEFSLALAQYRAATNSLDYLRGDLIATSRDLQFEFRDAVEPVYRELIALLLEGDTPGTYQSKLQETLDILERLKLAELRDFFGDDCVEVAQTVVQENGQLSDSTAVIVYSILLDESAVLILQEADGTLSSYTVPHSRKEIEDEVNTFRSLLEKRGTNEYLKPAQRLYDWLVRPLQADLEAIAPETLVFIQDGVLRKTPVAALHDGQRFLVESYALATTPSLRLTTSGRRNAQFGQTLIAGLTVEIPPFAALNNVEREVREVQGLMGGVSLLDEDFTVGSLEQELTQKPYSIVHLATHGKFGVDAQGTFLLAFDDRITIEAMDQLLRSRRRSGNSRQPLDLLVLSACQTAAGDNRSALGIAGVAVRAGAKTALASLWFINDEATVPLITNFYKELQTPGITKAQALKAAQQKAIDSQFYSHPGVWSPFILIGTWR comes from the coding sequence ATGACACCTGCTCTGAAAGCGTGGTTACTTTGCCTAATACTCTGTTGCGGGAGCTTTTGGCTAACCCTAAAACTCCCTGCCCTCTCGCAGAGTCCTGAGCCAACTCCCTCCTCTGTCATTGCGATGAACCCCTCCCCCGAGGAATTGCTCAACGCGGGGTTAGATGACTATCGTCGAGGAGACTATCTCAGGGCGATCGCCCAATGGCAACAGGCCCTAGACCAGAACCCCTCCCCTGCCACCGAGATCCGGTTACACCAAAATCTCGCCAATGCCTATCAACGTTTGGGCCATGCTCCCCAAACCGCGATTTTTCATTGGCAACAGGTTTTAGAACTCGCGGCTTCAATGCCTGAATCGGAGTCCCCTAGTTCCTCCCTCGCTCAAGCTCAAATCCGCATTGAACAGGCCCAACTTTATGATGCGATGGGGCAACATCAGCGAGCCATCGATCTCCTTGACGAGGCCCGTGGACAACTCCAGGGCGATCGCCCCAGTGAATTAGCCCTCCAGGGGGCCTTAGGGAATGCCTACTCCGCTCTAGGCCGCTATGAATATGCTATCACCGCCCATGAAGCAAGCCTTGAGCAGGCCCAGGTCTTAGAGCGTCCCCAGGCCATTGCCACAGCCCTAAGTAATCTCGCCAATACCCACGGTTTCCGGGCCCGTCGCGCTTACTATCAAGAAGAAGTAGCTCGTGAGGAGGGAGAAGACGCCGATGCTGAGCGGGCCCAGGCTCAATTTGAACGCGATCGCCAAGCCATTGAACTGCGACTCCAGCAAAGCCTTGAACTCGGAGAAAGCGTTGGAGGCATCACCCAAGTTCGCAGTCTCCTCAATGCTCATCGTCTCCTCCAGGAATTTTTCTCGGAGCGTCAGGAGGAACGAGAACGCATCCGTCAGCAACTTGAACCTCTCCTCACTCTCTTACCCCCGTCACGGGAGAAAATCTTTGCGTTGATTTACCTGGCCCAACAGCAACCCCGAAGCCAGCAATCCCACGCTCGTGACTTATTAGAAACCGCCATTACCCTGTCTCGCACCATTGACGATCCCCGGGCTGAATCCTTCGCCCTCGGAACCTTAGGAACCCTGTATGAGCAAGACCAGCAATATGAAACTGCCCTGCGTCTAACCCAACAGGCCCAATTTACGGCCCAGGAAATTTCCGCCTTCGATAGTCTCTATCGCTGGCAACAGCAAGCGGCCCGCATCCATCAGCACACCGGAGAATTCAGTCTGGCTCTAGCCCAATATCGTGCCGCGACCAATAGTTTAGATTACTTGCGCGGGGATTTAATTGCCACCAGTCGTGATCTCCAGTTTGAATTTCGTGATGCTGTTGAGCCGGTTTACCGTGAACTCATTGCCTTACTCCTAGAAGGGGATACGCCGGGAACCTACCAATCTAAACTCCAGGAAACTCTCGATATTTTGGAGCGCCTTAAGTTAGCAGAACTTCGCGACTTTTTTGGCGATGATTGTGTTGAAGTGGCTCAAACTGTTGTTCAAGAAAATGGACAATTGTCTGATTCAACAGCGGTTATTGTTTATAGTATTCTTCTGGATGAATCAGCCGTTTTGATTTTGCAAGAAGCTGATGGAACCCTCAGCAGCTATACCGTCCCCCATTCCAGAAAGGAGATTGAAGATGAGGTGAATACCTTTCGGAGTTTGCTGGAGAAACGAGGAACCAACGAATATCTCAAGCCCGCCCAACGACTCTATGACTGGCTCGTGCGTCCTCTGCAAGCGGATTTAGAGGCGATCGCCCCGGAAACCTTGGTCTTCATTCAAGATGGCGTCCTGCGAAAAACTCCCGTGGCTGCCCTCCATGACGGTCAGCGGTTTTTAGTCGAGTCCTACGCCCTGGCCACCACTCCCAGTTTGCGCCTAACCACAAGCGGCCGCCGCAATGCCCAATTTGGACAAACCCTAATTGCCGGGTTAACGGTGGAAATTCCGCCCTTTGCCGCTCTCAATAATGTAGAGCGAGAAGTCAGGGAGGTTCAGGGCTTAATGGGGGGAGTCTCATTACTCGATGAAGACTTCACCGTGGGAAGCCTAGAGCAGGAACTAACCCAAAAGCCCTATTCAATTGTTCATCTGGCCACCCATGGCAAGTTTGGTGTGGATGCCCAGGGCACATTTTTGCTGGCCTTTGACGATCGCATCACCATCGAAGCCATGGATCAACTGTTGCGATCGCGTCGCCGCTCCGGAAACAGCCGCCAACCTCTGGATTTACTGGTGCTGAGTGCCTGTCAAACCGCAGCTGGAGACAACCGCTCCGCCCTGGGAATTGCTGGGGTGGCGGTGCGTGCGGGAGCTAAAACCGCCCTAGCCAGTCTCTGGTTTATCAACGATGAGGCCACGGTTCCCCTAATTACCAATTTCTATAAGGAACTCCAGACCCCTGGAATAACCAAAGCCCAAGCCCTGAAAGCCGCCCAACAAAAGGCCATTGACAGTCAGTTCTACAGTCACCCCGGGGTCTGGTCACCCTTTATTCTCATCGGCACTTGGCGTTAA